The following proteins are co-located in the Spirosoma montaniterrae genome:
- a CDS encoding DUF5615 family PIN-like protein, protein MRLLLDENVPVKLKQDLTGHTVYTVRELRRDGREDEEVLQLLVDFNFDALITCDKNLRFQQNLSRYTTPVVVLDTYTNAYLVLRQTVPNLLSLLQQALPAGATIVKP, encoded by the coding sequence ATGCGGCTGCTGCTTGATGAAAACGTTCCTGTTAAACTCAAACAAGATTTAACCGGTCACACAGTTTACACAGTACGAGAGCTACGTCGGGATGGCCGAGAAGATGAAGAGGTGTTACAATTGCTGGTTGACTTTAATTTTGATGCGTTGATTACCTGTGACAAGAATCTTCGTTTTCAACAAAACCTTAGTAGATACACTACGCCTGTTGTAGTGCTTGACACTTATACCAACGCCTACCTGGTCTTGCGACAAACAGTGCCAAATTTGCTTAGCTTGTTACAACAAGCCTTGCCTGCCGGTGCCACCATTGTAAAACCATAA
- a CDS encoding YggS family pyridoxal phosphate-dependent enzyme, translated as MITNAILQIETELQNRARLIAVTKTKPVALLREAYDAGCRRFGENKVQEMADKQPQLPADVDWHLIGHLQTNKVKYIAPFVSLIHSVDSLKLLQEINKQAAKHNRIINCLLQIYIADEDTKFGLSPDEAEALLNAPELDQLPNVCIIGLMGLATNTDDMEQVRREFRGLKQLYDKLAQTQRPNVQFSELSMGMSGDYQIAVEEGSTLVRVGSAIFGARL; from the coding sequence ATGATTACCAACGCCATACTGCAAATTGAAACTGAATTACAAAACCGAGCCAGATTAATTGCCGTAACGAAAACAAAACCCGTTGCATTACTGCGCGAAGCGTATGACGCCGGTTGTCGCCGGTTTGGCGAGAACAAAGTGCAGGAGATGGCCGATAAACAGCCCCAACTGCCCGCCGACGTTGACTGGCACTTAATCGGACATCTGCAAACCAACAAGGTTAAATATATTGCCCCGTTCGTTTCGCTGATCCACTCGGTCGATAGTCTGAAACTCTTACAGGAAATTAATAAACAGGCGGCTAAGCATAATCGCATTATCAACTGCCTGCTCCAGATTTACATCGCCGACGAAGATACTAAGTTTGGCCTTTCGCCTGATGAAGCCGAAGCCCTTCTCAACGCTCCCGAACTCGACCAACTGCCCAATGTATGCATTATTGGTCTGATGGGGTTGGCTACCAACACCGACGATATGGAGCAGGTGCGCCGGGAATTTCGCGGTCTGAAACAGTTGTACGACAAACTGGCTCAAACGCAACGCCCGAACGTTCAGTTTTCGGAATTGTCGATGGGCATGAGTGGCGATTACCAGATTGCGGTCGAGGAAGGCAGTACGCTGGTTCGGGTGGGCAGTGCTATTTTTGGCGCGCGTCTTTGA
- the rplI gene encoding 50S ribosomal protein L9: protein MEIILKTDIAGLGYKNDTVTVKPGYGRNYLIPQGFAMMATPSNKKVVAENIRQAAHKVEKIRNDAQALAEKIGELTLTIPAKAGESGKIFGRVTSTQIADALREKGFDIDRKKIAIDEVKNLGTYTASLDLHKEVKHKVTVDVVAAE, encoded by the coding sequence ATGGAGATCATTCTTAAAACTGATATCGCCGGCCTGGGCTACAAGAACGACACCGTTACGGTGAAGCCGGGCTATGGCCGCAATTACCTGATTCCGCAGGGATTTGCGATGATGGCAACCCCATCGAATAAGAAGGTCGTTGCCGAAAACATTCGTCAGGCGGCTCACAAAGTCGAGAAAATCCGCAACGATGCGCAGGCACTGGCTGAAAAAATTGGCGAGCTGACACTGACGATCCCGGCGAAGGCAGGCGAAAGCGGCAAAATCTTTGGTCGTGTAACCAGCACTCAAATCGCCGACGCTCTTCGCGAAAAAGGCTTCGACATTGACCGCAAGAAAATTGCTATCGATGAGGTAAAAAACCTCGGCACTTATACGGCGTCGCTCGACCTCCACAAAGAGGTGAAGCACAAAGTAACGGTTGACGTAGTGGCGGCTGAGTAA
- the rpsR gene encoding 30S ribosomal protein S18: MSLQNESVSKTENRKKYDRFKKAGIKYIDYKDGNFLLKLLNEQGKILPRRLTGTSLKNQRKVAQAVKRARHLAILPFVGDSLK, translated from the coding sequence ATGAGCCTGCAAAACGAATCTGTCTCGAAAACCGAGAATCGCAAAAAATACGACCGCTTCAAGAAAGCCGGTATCAAGTACATCGACTACAAAGACGGTAACTTTCTGCTGAAGCTGCTCAACGAGCAGGGCAAAATTCTGCCCCGCCGACTGACCGGCACCAGCCTGAAAAACCAGCGTAAAGTAGCCCAGGCCGTGAAACGCGCCCGTCATTTAGCCATTCTGCCGTTCGTCGGCGATTCACTAAAATAA
- a CDS encoding DUF433 domain-containing protein: MNSLADVVSINPKVMGGTPVFAGTRVPIQSLFDHIELGITVDAFLEDFPSVSKEQVMGVLKIAERLLTAPNLTSIYAAAA; this comes from the coding sequence ATGAATTCACTCGCCGACGTTGTTTCAATTAATCCTAAAGTCATGGGAGGTACCCCCGTGTTCGCAGGGACCCGTGTGCCGATTCAGTCGTTATTCGATCATATTGAATTGGGGATTACAGTTGATGCGTTTTTAGAGGACTTCCCCAGTGTATCAAAAGAACAGGTTATGGGTGTCCTGAAGATTGCGGAACGGTTATTGACGGCACCCAACCTAACAAGTATCTATGCGGCTGCTGCTTGA
- a CDS encoding D-alanine--D-alanine ligase family protein has translation MKIGIFFGGPAREREVSFAGGRTALANLDKGLFEPVLVFVDGRGRFRLVQPDFLNHESLLDALPQDESGFSVYDESLPKNALDAALPELRPEQFRDYFDLVFLAMHGPNCEDGAIQGLLEWYGLPYTGPGLVGSAVGINKILQNELIALATGQQKKTTTISRDAYEHADKAQFFESLVAHLGLPIVVKAPHQGSSIGVAIVREADLNTFCRAVEQCFFTMSIQPDGWSKLGEWNDLSAEEKHNLAQQMVSLDSGISFPVVIEQTGEIISHPAQLIQLLNQSTNQPVNLSSVNAEDEVLFEEFISGQEFSCGVIQDDDQNAIALPPTEIYNAEAFDFQTKYKTNVARKRIPVETSLENNRKIQLAVETAFSRLGINVYSRIDGFLTPDERVLLHDPNTIPGMSPSSLIFKQMAEIGMNLANSLTYLIRQSLRERIRTGKNTPHLKRLLANLDARLAARKANPLPECVVSFGESDEAFTDAKQHYHKLAASGTVRPVLQYIKNKTESHEVPVYCLFKETIAELEATLTQPRHPLLVETTERTAHITERYL, from the coding sequence GTGAAAATTGGTATTTTCTTTGGTGGACCAGCGCGTGAGCGCGAGGTGTCGTTTGCAGGTGGGCGCACGGCCCTCGCCAATTTAGATAAAGGCTTGTTTGAGCCAGTGCTGGTGTTTGTTGACGGGCGCGGACGATTTCGGCTCGTTCAGCCCGATTTTTTAAACCACGAATCATTGCTTGACGCCCTGCCGCAGGATGAATCGGGCTTTTCAGTTTACGACGAATCGCTGCCGAAAAACGCCCTCGACGCTGCCCTGCCCGAACTGCGACCCGAACAGTTCCGCGACTATTTCGATCTGGTTTTTTTAGCAATGCACGGCCCCAACTGCGAAGATGGTGCCATTCAGGGACTGCTCGAATGGTATGGCCTGCCTTATACCGGGCCTGGGCTGGTTGGGTCGGCGGTGGGTATCAACAAAATCCTGCAAAACGAACTGATTGCACTGGCAACGGGCCAACAAAAGAAAACCACGACCATTAGCCGCGACGCCTACGAACACGCCGATAAAGCGCAGTTTTTTGAGTCGCTGGTGGCGCATTTGGGTTTGCCGATTGTGGTGAAAGCTCCGCATCAGGGGTCGAGCATTGGCGTAGCCATTGTGCGCGAGGCCGACCTGAACACGTTTTGCCGGGCTGTTGAACAGTGCTTTTTTACGATGAGCATTCAACCGGATGGCTGGTCGAAACTGGGCGAATGGAACGATTTGTCTGCCGAAGAGAAACATAATCTGGCTCAACAGATGGTAAGCCTGGACTCGGGCATCAGTTTTCCGGTCGTAATCGAGCAGACCGGCGAAATCATCAGCCACCCCGCCCAACTCATTCAACTACTCAACCAATCAACTAATCAACCCGTCAACCTCTCGTCGGTCAACGCCGAAGACGAAGTGCTGTTTGAAGAGTTCATAAGCGGTCAGGAGTTTTCGTGTGGGGTCATACAAGACGACGATCAAAACGCCATTGCCCTGCCGCCTACAGAAATTTACAACGCCGAAGCGTTTGATTTTCAGACCAAATACAAAACCAACGTTGCCCGCAAGCGCATTCCGGTTGAAACAAGTTTAGAAAATAACCGCAAGATTCAACTGGCGGTCGAAACCGCCTTTTCGCGCTTGGGCATCAACGTGTATTCACGCATCGACGGATTTCTGACGCCCGACGAGCGCGTGCTGCTCCACGACCCGAATACAATTCCGGGCATGTCGCCCTCGTCGCTGATTTTCAAGCAGATGGCCGAAATCGGCATGAACCTCGCCAACTCGCTAACGTACCTGATTCGGCAATCACTGCGCGAACGCATCCGAACCGGCAAAAACACGCCCCACCTCAAACGCCTGCTCGCCAATCTCGACGCGCGTTTGGCCGCCCGTAAAGCCAACCCGCTGCCCGAATGCGTGGTCTCGTTCGGCGAAAGCGACGAAGCCTTTACCGACGCTAAACAGCACTATCACAAACTGGCTGCGTCGGGCACGGTGCGGCCCGTGTTGCAGTACATCAAAAACAAAACCGAGAGCCACGAAGTCCCGGTTTATTGTTTGTTCAAAGAAACGATTGCCGAATTAGAAGCGACCTTAACGCAGCCCCGCCATCCGCTGCTGGTAGAAACCACCGAGCGCACAGCCCATATCACCGAGCGGTATTTGTAG
- a CDS encoding ATP-binding cassette domain-containing protein — protein sequence MIDIQRMSFRYQRNRPIYDALTLTLSPGNVYGLLAPNGAGKSTLLRLMAGLLYPTSGQIRAGDYSPADRKPAFLEDMFFVPEEFYLPPVRIRQFIDSNAPFYPRFDRAQMAHYLREFDLTDNLKLSELSYGQKKKVLIGFGLATNTAVLLMDEPTNGLDIPSKSQFRRLVAGAIDERRTVVISTHQVRDLEALIDPIVILAGEPGGVMNVGLNASVEEISARLWFGLTAELDLHRPIVYSERTVGGYAIVAENHTGESSRLDLERLYNAVQTNPARIKQLFSSANITTNA from the coding sequence ATGATTGACATTCAGCGTATGTCGTTCCGTTACCAGCGCAATCGGCCAATTTACGACGCGTTGACCCTGACGCTTTCGCCGGGTAACGTATACGGATTACTGGCACCGAACGGAGCCGGGAAATCAACCTTACTGCGGCTCATGGCGGGGTTGCTTTACCCGACATCGGGGCAAATTCGTGCGGGAGATTACTCGCCCGCCGACCGCAAACCGGCGTTTCTGGAAGATATGTTCTTTGTGCCGGAAGAGTTTTATCTGCCACCCGTCAGAATCAGGCAGTTCATTGACAGCAACGCACCCTTTTACCCGCGCTTCGACCGGGCACAGATGGCGCACTACCTCCGTGAATTTGACCTGACCGATAACCTGAAACTGAGCGAACTCTCGTATGGTCAGAAAAAAAAGGTGCTGATCGGCTTCGGGCTGGCAACCAATACGGCAGTGCTGCTGATGGACGAACCCACCAACGGCTTAGACATTCCGTCGAAAAGTCAGTTTCGGCGGCTCGTGGCCGGAGCCATCGACGAACGCCGGACGGTGGTGATTTCGACTCATCAGGTGCGCGACCTCGAAGCACTTATCGACCCCATTGTGATTCTGGCGGGCGAGCCGGGCGGGGTTATGAATGTGGGGCTGAATGCATCGGTCGAGGAAATTTCGGCCCGGCTGTGGTTTGGCCTTACCGCCGAATTAGACCTGCACCGGCCCATTGTTTATTCCGAACGGACCGTGGGCGGCTATGCCATCGTAGCCGAAAACCACACGGGCGAATCCAGCCGACTCGATCTGGAGCGGCTCTACAATGCCGTACAGACCAATCCGGCGCGTATTAAGCAACTGTTTTCGTCAGCCAACATCACAACTAACGCATGA
- the rpsF gene encoding 30S ribosomal protein S6 translates to MFLNNYETVFILTPVLSDLQMKDTVDKFRKVLTDNGAELVHEENMGLRKLAYPIQHKNTGYYQLFEFKAPGTLIEKLNIEYLRDERVIRHLTIALDKHAVAYNDRKRNGLVGKKKQTENAEK, encoded by the coding sequence ATGTTTCTTAATAACTACGAAACGGTGTTCATTTTAACTCCCGTTTTATCTGATCTTCAGATGAAGGACACCGTTGATAAGTTCCGCAAAGTGCTGACCGACAATGGGGCGGAACTGGTTCACGAAGAGAACATGGGCCTGCGTAAGCTTGCCTATCCGATCCAGCACAAGAATACGGGCTATTACCAGCTTTTTGAGTTCAAAGCTCCCGGTACGCTCATCGAGAAACTCAACATCGAGTATCTCCGCGACGAACGCGTGATCCGTCACCTGACGATTGCGCTCGACAAGCACGCTGTTGCGTACAATGACCGTAAACGCAACGGACTGGTGGGTAAGAAAAAACAAACCGAAAACGCTGAGAAATAG
- a CDS encoding Mrp/NBP35 family ATP-binding protein, whose translation MSDYRLTKEAVTRALSTVEEPDLKRDIVSLNMVKDIELGIGSVRFTVVLTTPACPLKEVIRKRCEDAIHTHVGSDITVTIDMISDVTSTRSNAPVLPGVKNIIAVSSGKGGVGKSTVTANLAIALHKSGAKVGIIDADIYGPSIPTMFGAEEMQPRIFQVDGQTRMEPIQQFGIKLLSMGFLVAPGQAIIWRGTMAGRALQQFFSDADWGELDYLLIDLPPGTGDIHLTLVQTVPVTGAIIVTTPQKVALADATKGLAMFRQPQINVPVLGVIENMSYFTPAELPDSQYFIFGKGGGRQLAQQFDVPLLGQIPLVQSIREAGDEGRPAISAGEPVASAAFKATAEALAQQVAIRNATLDRTQRVEVA comes from the coding sequence ATGTCTGACTACCGACTAACGAAAGAAGCCGTAACACGTGCGTTGAGCACCGTTGAAGAGCCTGATTTGAAGCGCGATATTGTGTCGCTCAACATGGTGAAAGACATTGAACTGGGTATCGGTTCGGTGCGCTTCACGGTAGTGCTTACTACCCCCGCCTGCCCACTGAAAGAAGTAATTCGCAAACGTTGCGAAGACGCCATCCATACACACGTTGGTTCCGATATTACGGTAACTATCGACATGATTTCGGATGTAACGTCAACGCGCAGCAATGCGCCGGTGCTGCCGGGTGTCAAAAACATTATCGCCGTATCGTCGGGTAAAGGGGGCGTTGGCAAATCGACCGTAACGGCCAATCTGGCTATTGCGCTGCATAAATCGGGCGCAAAAGTCGGCATCATCGACGCCGATATTTACGGTCCGTCAATACCAACCATGTTCGGGGCCGAGGAGATGCAGCCGCGCATTTTCCAGGTCGACGGGCAAACGCGCATGGAACCGATTCAGCAGTTCGGCATTAAACTGCTGTCGATGGGTTTTTTAGTAGCACCGGGGCAGGCTATTATCTGGCGCGGTACAATGGCGGGCCGGGCTTTGCAGCAGTTTTTTTCTGATGCCGACTGGGGCGAATTAGATTATCTGCTCATTGATTTGCCGCCGGGCACGGGTGACATTCACCTGACGCTGGTGCAGACCGTACCTGTAACTGGGGCCATTATCGTGACAACACCCCAGAAAGTGGCCTTAGCCGATGCAACGAAGGGGCTGGCGATGTTTCGACAGCCGCAAATTAACGTGCCTGTATTAGGGGTTATCGAAAACATGTCGTATTTCACCCCTGCCGAACTGCCTGACAGCCAGTATTTTATTTTTGGCAAAGGGGGTGGTCGGCAATTGGCCCAACAGTTCGACGTACCACTTTTGGGGCAGATTCCGCTGGTACAGAGTATCCGCGAAGCTGGCGACGAGGGCCGACCGGCTATCAGTGCTGGCGAACCGGTTGCCAGTGCTGCTTTTAAGGCCACTGCCGAAGCACTCGCCCAACAGGTTGCCATCCGTAATGCTACCCTCGACCGCACACAGCGCGTTGAAGTGGCGTAG
- a CDS encoding NifU family protein, with product METVVDNEQLTEKIERALDGMRPYLAADGGNVKILEITEDRTVRLELMGSCGSCPMSAMTFKGGLEEAILRAVPEIRKVEAVNITPAF from the coding sequence ATGGAGACGGTCGTTGACAACGAACAACTTACCGAGAAAATTGAACGGGCATTAGATGGAATGCGTCCCTATTTAGCTGCTGATGGCGGGAACGTAAAGATTCTGGAAATAACCGAAGACCGCACCGTTCGGCTCGAACTGATGGGTTCTTGCGGCTCATGTCCGATGTCGGCCATGACGTTTAAGGGCGGTCTGGAAGAGGCCATTCTTCGGGCCGTACCGGAAATCAGGAAAGTGGAAGCCGTGAACATCACGCCAGCGTTTTAA
- a CDS encoding DUF423 domain-containing protein — protein MKLFLQAGSILGLLGVALGAFGAHALRAMLDASGRAATFETAVKYQFYHALALVLVGLLMHTFGSNPTIVKLLGWAGYSFLGGVLIFSGSLYVLCFTGITWLGAITPIGGVLMIAGWALLFWAFL, from the coding sequence ATGAAATTATTCTTACAAGCCGGCTCGATTCTGGGCCTTTTGGGAGTTGCACTGGGTGCATTTGGTGCGCACGCGCTGCGGGCTATGCTCGACGCGTCGGGTAGGGCAGCTACGTTCGAGACCGCCGTTAAGTACCAGTTTTACCACGCGCTGGCGTTGGTGCTGGTTGGCCTGCTGATGCATACGTTTGGCAGTAACCCGACTATCGTGAAACTGCTCGGCTGGGCAGGCTATTCGTTTTTGGGCGGAGTGCTGATTTTTTCCGGCTCGCTCTATGTGCTGTGCTTCACGGGCATTACATGGCTCGGTGCCATCACACCCATTGGGGGCGTTCTGATGATTGCAGGCTGGGCCTTGCTGTTCTGGGCGTTTCTGTAA
- a CDS encoding Uma2 family endonuclease, with product MALDLEQLLEAPNLPQLVQQAQDALRDEARRRTEFYAWLREDVKAEFINGQIVMHSPVKERHWTTVGNIYSLLRTYALKHKLGRVASEKALIALLRNDYEPDVCFWKQEKAIQFTAEQMKLPAPDLVVEVLSKGTARRDRGVKFTDYAINGISEYWIVNPGKQTLEQYSLDPEMEAYEHVGTFDNTQEFAAKQVLGFRIPLLAMFDEVANVNALSALLSD from the coding sequence ATGGCTCTCGATTTAGAACAACTGCTGGAAGCCCCTAACCTGCCCCAGTTAGTACAACAGGCGCAGGACGCGCTACGCGACGAAGCACGTCGGCGAACCGAATTTTACGCGTGGCTGCGCGAAGACGTAAAAGCTGAATTTATTAACGGGCAGATTGTAATGCATTCGCCTGTGAAAGAACGCCACTGGACAACCGTTGGTAACATTTATAGCCTATTACGTACTTATGCGCTGAAACATAAGTTAGGCCGCGTGGCCTCGGAGAAAGCTCTGATTGCCCTGTTGCGTAATGATTATGAACCCGACGTGTGTTTTTGGAAACAGGAAAAAGCCATACAGTTCACTGCCGAACAGATGAAATTACCCGCTCCCGATCTGGTAGTTGAGGTATTGTCGAAAGGTACGGCCCGGCGCGACAGAGGGGTTAAATTTACCGATTACGCCATCAACGGCATCAGCGAATATTGGATTGTGAATCCCGGTAAACAAACCTTGGAACAGTATTCGCTCGATCCCGAAATGGAAGCTTACGAACACGTCGGCACGTTCGACAATACGCAGGAATTTGCGGCCAAACAGGTTCTGGGCTTCCGTATTCCGCTGCTGGCGATGTTCGATGAAGTAGCCAACGTAAACGCGCTTTCCGCGCTCCTTTCCGATTAA
- a CDS encoding peptide chain release factor 3: MQTNIQAETARRRTFAIISHPDAGKTTLTEKLLLFGGAIQTAGAVKSNKIKKSATSDFMEIEKQRGISVATSVMTFDYNNLKINILDTPGHKDFAEDTYRTLTAVDSVILVIDCVKGVEEQTKRLMEVCRMRDTPVIVFINKLDREGQNPFDLLDELEEKLNIRVRPMTWPVNMGQNFKGVYSLIEKKLYFFKVNKTKVEDDVLPIELADDLLDQKVGERDAAQLREDVELIEGVYDDFDRQAYLDGKLAPVFFGSAVNNFGVKELLEGFCQISPEPIARPTDKREVLPGEKNFSGFVFKIHANLDPRHRDRIAFLRICSGVFERNKFYHHTRLDKNVRFASPFSFMADSKSVVEEGFPGDVVGLYDTGTFKIGDTLTEGEDLQFQGIPSFSPEIFKELVNLDPMKSKQLEKGIQQLTDEGVAQLFSLELGNRKIVGTVGELQFEVIQYRLENEYGAKCRWVPLNYTKACWITAEDPKKLNEFIRLKGNQIAYDKDQNPVFLAESDWMLRMNQQNNPDVTFHLTSEFKVTA; encoded by the coding sequence ATGCAAACTAATATACAGGCTGAAACCGCTCGTCGGCGGACGTTCGCCATCATTAGCCACCCCGACGCCGGAAAAACTACGCTTACCGAAAAGCTGCTGCTGTTTGGTGGTGCTATACAAACCGCCGGAGCCGTAAAATCCAATAAAATCAAGAAGTCGGCCACGTCTGACTTCATGGAAATCGAGAAGCAGCGCGGTATCTCGGTAGCTACGTCGGTGATGACGTTCGACTACAATAATCTGAAAATAAATATTCTCGATACGCCCGGCCACAAAGATTTTGCGGAAGATACATACCGGACGCTAACCGCCGTCGACAGTGTTATTCTGGTTATCGACTGCGTGAAAGGCGTTGAGGAACAGACCAAACGCCTGATGGAAGTCTGCCGGATGCGCGACACGCCAGTAATTGTTTTCATTAATAAACTTGACCGCGAAGGGCAGAATCCGTTTGATCTGCTCGATGAACTGGAAGAAAAGCTGAACATCCGGGTGCGGCCCATGACGTGGCCCGTCAATATGGGGCAGAACTTTAAGGGCGTTTACAGCCTGATCGAGAAAAAATTATATTTCTTTAAAGTCAATAAAACTAAAGTTGAAGACGACGTACTCCCCATTGAACTGGCCGACGACCTGCTCGACCAGAAAGTGGGCGAACGCGATGCCGCTCAACTCCGCGAAGACGTTGAACTGATTGAGGGCGTCTACGACGACTTCGACCGGCAGGCGTATCTCGATGGTAAATTAGCTCCGGTATTCTTCGGCTCGGCGGTCAATAACTTCGGTGTGAAAGAGTTGCTCGAAGGCTTCTGCCAGATTTCGCCCGAACCCATTGCCCGCCCAACCGACAAGCGCGAGGTGTTGCCGGGCGAGAAAAACTTCAGCGGTTTCGTCTTCAAAATTCACGCCAACCTCGACCCGCGCCACCGTGACCGCATCGCTTTTCTGCGTATATGTTCGGGCGTGTTCGAGCGCAACAAATTCTACCACCATACCCGGCTCGACAAAAACGTGCGCTTCGCCAGCCCGTTTAGCTTCATGGCCGATAGCAAAAGCGTCGTAGAAGAAGGGTTCCCCGGCGACGTGGTGGGCTTGTACGACACCGGAACCTTCAAAATCGGCGATACGCTGACCGAGGGCGAAGATCTCCAGTTTCAGGGCATTCCGAGTTTCTCGCCCGAAATTTTCAAGGAACTTGTCAACCTCGACCCCATGAAGTCGAAGCAGTTGGAGAAGGGCATTCAGCAACTGACCGACGAGGGTGTAGCACAGTTGTTTTCGCTCGAATTGGGCAACCGCAAAATTGTGGGTACGGTGGGCGAACTTCAGTTTGAGGTAATTCAGTACCGGCTCGAAAACGAGTATGGAGCCAAGTGCCGGTGGGTGCCGCTCAACTACACCAAAGCCTGCTGGATTACTGCCGAAGACCCTAAAAAACTCAACGAATTTATTCGGTTGAAAGGCAACCAGATTGCCTACGATAAAGATCAGAACCCCGTGTTTCTGGCCGAGTCGGACTGGATGCTGCGCATGAATCAGCAAAACAACCCCGACGTGACGTTCCACCTGACATCGGAGTTTAAGGTAACGGCGTAG
- a CDS encoding GSCFA domain-containing protein has translation MQFHTEFTPEPLPHRIALTSRIVSIGSCFAEVMGHRLAAHKLTVLNNPFGTIFNPVSIAKLLTMALNGTAPDENRYVERDGVWFHYDFHSSHHARSRNDLREQLMQCLLTTADAIRQADFLLLTLGSAVVYRHIETGKVVANCHKMPGTLFEKYLYSYEYLIDDLKRLLKTLRKANPKLRMLLTVSPVRHTRDTLPLNAASKATLRVVAHELTTWNDWVHYFPAYELMVDDLRDYRFYEADLIHPNAQAHDYIFGKFAECTFDAELRSFVAEWTAISKSLAHRPLYGDDSPTHQQFLTKLLTQLETLSKRVDVSAELTEVRGRLKKCILSEVRNSHV, from the coding sequence ATGCAGTTCCATACCGAATTTACGCCCGAACCACTCCCCCATCGCATCGCTCTCACCAGCCGGATTGTGAGCATTGGCTCCTGCTTTGCCGAGGTTATGGGCCATCGATTAGCCGCCCACAAACTGACGGTACTGAACAACCCGTTCGGTACAATTTTCAACCCCGTGTCCATCGCCAAACTGCTGACGATGGCCCTTAACGGCACCGCGCCCGATGAGAACCGTTACGTAGAGCGCGATGGCGTATGGTTTCATTACGACTTTCATTCATCGCACCATGCCCGTAGTCGCAACGACCTGCGTGAGCAATTGATGCAGTGTTTGCTTACTACGGCAGATGCCATCCGACAGGCTGATTTTCTGCTGCTTACACTGGGGTCGGCAGTGGTATACAGGCATATCGAAACGGGCAAAGTAGTAGCCAATTGCCATAAAATGCCCGGCACGCTTTTCGAGAAATATTTATACAGTTACGAGTACCTGATTGATGACCTGAAGCGACTGCTAAAAACACTGCGGAAGGCCAATCCGAAGCTGCGTATGCTGCTGACAGTAAGCCCCGTGCGCCACACCCGCGACACGCTACCCCTGAATGCCGCGAGTAAAGCAACCCTGCGCGTAGTGGCTCACGAACTGACGACCTGGAATGATTGGGTCCATTATTTTCCTGCCTACGAACTGATGGTCGATGACCTCCGCGATTACCGCTTTTATGAAGCTGATCTGATTCACCCCAACGCACAGGCACACGACTATATTTTTGGAAAGTTTGCCGAATGCACCTTTGATGCCGAACTTCGCAGCTTCGTTGCCGAATGGACGGCTATCAGCAAATCGCTGGCACACCGCCCGTTATATGGCGATGATAGCCCTACCCACCAGCAGTTTTTAACGAAATTACTGACCCAGTTGGAAACACTTTCGAAACGGGTTGACGTTTCGGCGGAACTGACTGAAGTACGTGGGCGTTTGAAAAAATGTATTTTAAGTGAAGTGAGAAATTCTCATGTCTGA